The Trichomycterus rosablanca isolate fTriRos1 chromosome 15, fTriRos1.hap1, whole genome shotgun sequence genome contains a region encoding:
- the slkb gene encoding STE20-like kinase b gives MSFFNFRKIFKLGPEKKKKQYDHVQRDVNPEETWEILGELGDGAFGKVYKAQNKQSGILAAAKVIDTKTEEELEDYMVEIDILASCDHFNIVKLLDAFYYETKLWILIEFCGGGAVDAVMLELERPLTEPQIRVVCKQTLEALVYLHENKVIHRDLKAGNILITLDGDVKLADFGVSAKNTKTIQRRDSFIGTPYWMAPEVVMCETSKDRPYDYKADIWSLGVTLIELAQIEPPNHEMNPMRVLLKIAKADPPTLMQPSKWSSEFSDFLKHSLDKNVDNRWSAPQLLQHQFVNSITDNKSIRELIAEAKAEVTEEIEESKEEEEDEDHEAHMLLRGHKRASSDASIVSSEDEKLPQSPSTLEVVPEKIEEIATPTTPDVELITNKTAIPEIPKTDVNHIQEAPEPVQEPAKVPSPSVKTQEPKDDEKIVETTKEHIKPEVVKDKIQPAPKEEMMLDRPEIVTVTQENDSLVKEEPVPEKAVPEEPVKDIEVTVTVPEKIITPPTSPVNDAEKTNVEDEKSAESPTKPRFQKKDSATERNSLDLNLSISSFMSKSKEAGSMSIQDKKRQKKTLKKTRKFMVDGVEVSVTTSKIVTDNDTKNEEMRFLRRQELRELRLLQKEEQRAQQQLSNKLQQQREQTYKRFEQETTSKKRQYDTEVENMERQQKQTIERLEQEHTTHLRDEAKRIKGEQDKELSKFQNMLKNRKKEEQEFLQKQQLELDSSLKKIIQQHKLELATVERDCLNHKQQLLRAREAAMWELEERHLQEKHQLHKQQLKDQYFMQRHQLLKRHEKEMEQMYRYNQRLVEEMKTKQTQEKARLPKIQRQDAKTRMAMYKKSLRITSAVGTPEQEREKIKQFAAQEEKRQKNERLHQLQKHENQMRDLQLQCDANIRELQQLQNEKCHLLIEHETEKLKELDEEHSAELKDWREKLRPRKKALEEEFARKVQEQEVFFKMTGESECLNPSAPSRISKFYPVPTVQSTGF, from the exons gccCAGAACAAACAGTCTGGCATTTTGGCAGCAGCAAAGGTGATTGACACTAAAACCGAAGAGGAACTGGAGGATTATATGGTGGAGATCGACATACTGGCATCATGTGACCATTTCAACATTGTGAAGCTCCTGGATGCTTTCTACTATGAGACTAAGCTCTGG attcTGATTGAATTCTGTGGTGGAGGTGCGGTGGATGCTGTAATGTTGG AGCTGGAAAGGCCGCTGACAGAGCCACAGATCAGAGTGGTGTGTAAACAGACTCTGGAGGCTTTGGTCTACCTTCATGAAAACAAAGTCATCCATCGAGACTTGAAGGCTGGAAACATTCTGATTACACTGGACGGGGACGTCAAACTTG CCGATTTTGGAGTGTCtgccaaaaacactaaaaccatCCAGAGACGAGACTCTTTCATTGGAACGCCATACTG GATGGCGCCAGAAGTGGTGATGTGCGAGACGTCAAAGGACAGGCCGTATGACTACAAGGCAGATATCTGGTCCCTTGGCGTAACCCTAATTGAGCTGGCACAGATCGAGCCACCCAATCATGAAATGAACCCCATGCGGGTGCTGCTGAAGATCGCCAAGGCCGATCCACCCACCCTCATGCAGCCCTCTAAATG GTCTTCAGAGTTCAGTGACTTTCTGAAACATTCTCTGGATAAGAACGTGGACAACAGATGGAGTGCACCGCAGCTCCTTCAG caTCAATTTGTGAACAGCATTACTGATAACAAATCAATTAGAGAGCTGATAGCTGAGGCTAAAGCTGAAGTCACAGAGGAGATCGAGGAGTCCAAGGAGGAAGAAGAGGACGAGGATCACGAAGCACATATG CTGCTTCGTGGACACAAGCGTGCCTCATCTGATGCCAGCATTGTGAGCTCTGAGGACGAGAAGCTTCCCCAGTCACCATCCACCTTGGAAGTCGTTCCAGAGAAAATTGAAGAGATTGCCACTCCCACAACCCCAGATGTGGAACTTATTACTAACAAGACAGCTATACCTGAAATCCCCAAAACAGATGTGAACCACATCCAGGAAGCTCCAGAACCTGTCCAGGAACCTGCAAAGGTACCAAGTCCAAGTGTAAAAACTCAGGAACCAAAAGATGATGAAAAAATTGTAGAAACTACTAAAGAACATATCAAACCAGAAGTGGTAAAAGACAAAATACAACCAGCACCAAAAGAAGAAATGATGCTGGACAGGCCTGAAATTGTAACTGTAACTCAAGAAAATGATTCATTGGTGAAGGAAGAGCCTGTCCCTGAGAAGGCAGTACCGGAGGAACCTGTTAAAGACATTGAGGTTACAGTCACTGTGCCTGAGAAGATAATTACACCTCCAACTTCTCCAGTAAACGATGCGGAAAAGACAAACGTTGAGGATGAGAAGTCTGCAGAAAGCCCAACAAAGCCCAGATTTCAGAAGAAAGACTCAGCAACAGAAAGAAACAGTCTAGATCTAAACTTGTCTATCTCCAGCTTTATGAGTAAATCTAAGGAGGCTGGATCAATGTCCATACAG GATAAAAAACGACAAAAGAAGACCCTGAAAAAAACTCGCAAGTTCATGGTGGATGGAGTGGAGGTTAGCGTAACGACGTCAAAGATCGTCACAGATAACGACACCAAAAATGAAGAGATGAGATTCCTAAG ACGTCAGGAGCTGAGAGAGTTGCGGTTGTTGCAGAAAGAGGAGcaaagagcccaacagcagctcAGCAACAAACTACAGCAGCAGAGAGAGCAGACCTACAAACGCTTCGAGCAGGAGACCACG AGTAAGAAGCGGCAGTACGATACAGAAGTGGAGAACATGGAGCGCCAGCAGAAGCAAACTATCGAGCGACTAGAACAGGAGCACACCACCCACCTCCGCGACGAAGCCAAGAGAATCAAGGGCGAGCAGGACAAAGAGCTCTCCAAGTTTCAAAACATGCTGAAAAATCGCAAGAAAGAG GAACAGGAGTTCTTGCAGAAACAGCAGCTGGAACTGGATAGCAGTCTGAAGAAGATCATCCAGCAGCACAAGCTCGAGCTGGCAACTGTGGAGAGAGACTGCCTTAACCACAAACAGCAGCTGCTCCGAG CAAGGGAGGCAGCAATGTGGGAGCTGGAGGAGCGCCACCTCCAAGAGAAACACCAACTCCACAAACAGCAACTCAAAGACCAGTACTTCATGCAGAGACACCAGCTGCTCAAGAGACATGAAAAG GAAATGGAGCAGATGTACAGGTACAACCAGAGACTCGTGGAGGAAATGAAGACAAAGCAGACCCAGGAAAAAGCACGACTGCCTAAGATCCAGCGCCAAGACGCCAAGACACGCATGGCCATGTACAAGAAAAGTTTGCGTATCACCTCTGCAGTGGGAACCCCTGAACAGGAGAGGGAGAAGATCAAACAG TTTGCAGCACAGGAGGAGAAGAGGCAAAAGAACGAGAGGCTTCATCAACTTCAGAAACATGAAAATCAGATGAGAGACCTGCAACTGCAGTGTGATGCCAATATCAGAGAGCTGCAGCAGTTACAG AATGAAAAGTGCCATCTGCTGATTGAACATGAAACAGAAAAGCTGAAGGAGCTGGATGAGGAGCACAGTGCCGAGCTAAAGGACTGGAGAGAAAAACTGAGACCCAGGAAAAAG gcaCTGGAAGAGGAGTTTGCTAGAAAGGTTCAGGAACAGGAGGTCTTTTTCAAGATGACCGGAGAGTCCGAGTGCCTTAATCCTTCTGCCCCGAGCCGAATCTCCAAGTTTTACCCTGTCCCCACTGTACAGTCCACCGGGTtttaa